A window from Populus trichocarpa isolate Nisqually-1 chromosome 3, P.trichocarpa_v4.1, whole genome shotgun sequence encodes these proteins:
- the LOC7475699 gene encoding uncharacterized protein LOC7475699 yields the protein MPHFPGQLKKLWSKWEIVGMVLSSLFLQILLIMFGSRRKRITRIWIRILVWSSYLLADMVATVALGVLSRSQLGEMGDIQFAEENSSLRAFWAPFLLVHLGGPDTITAFSIEDNELWLRHLLNLLVQGSVAFYVVLQSWDFSVLSFITIFMLFSGIAKYGERTWALRSSSTENIRNSLLSTPPRLRLDTKSIMVVPRGHHIPDQTNYLHQAYYLFKMSLYLFENLILSLTELKDSHSIISCQSSKDAFKLVDLELGFIFDRLYTKAPIVYSRKGVFLRFLTFSSSFITLVSFSFFVDKHRCSPINVATTYLLLAGALGLEVYAMLQLVFSDWTMIWLTRFTSTPSNPIGNAIYSLRAYFANEKRWSGSMAQCNLISSSFAIKTIKSLSKFMGIDQETLKHLHVSWEHTNDNLKDLIFENLLEKGNEIIEHLQDKENRRTRLLAQRGDGVLEKMKRLEEFRWCTTSVEFNQSLFIWHIATDLCYYVDQKFHSKQRMSKLLSDYMFYLLVVKPNMLPKRISDSGSRYRDASDEVERFFQVRKKEPSNGTAREARMTLFQAKQEELEDAIAIPIDTTPTIPGAYGSSKYLLVHGCKLAQQLQKLEAEKWKVISEVWVEMLTYAAGHCEWRDHAQQLKSGGELLTHVRLLMAHLGLSQQYQEILLS from the coding sequence ATGCCACACTTTCCTGGACAACTCAAGAAACTTTGGAGCAAATGGGAGATTGTAGGGATGGTTTTATCTAGTCTTTTTCTGCAAATCCTTCTCATCATGTTTGGTTCTCGGAGGAAGCGCATTACAAGAATCTGGATCAGAATTCTTGTTTGGTCTTCTTACTTGCTGGCAGACATGGTAGCCACTGTTGCTTTGGGTGTTCTTTCCAGGAGCCAGCTTGGAGAAATGGGTGACATTCAGTTTGCAGAAGAAAACAGTTCACTTCGTGCGTTTTGGGCACCTTTCCTTCTCGTGCACCTTGGTGGCCCAGACACAATCACAGCTTTCTCCATCGAAGACAATGAGCTGTGGTTGAGGCATTTGCTTAACCTTCTAGTTCAAGGTTCTGTGGCTTTTTATGTTGTCTTACAGTCTTGGGATTTCAGTGTCCTCTCatttataacaatttttatgttattttccgGAATTGCCAAGTACGGGGAGAGGACTTGGGCGCTCAGATCTTCAAGTACCGAGAACATCAGAAACTCTTTGCTCTCAACCCCGCCTCGCCTGCGATTAGATACAAAGAGTATAATGGTTGTTCCGCGAGGACACCATATTCCTGATCAGACCAACTATCTTCATCAAGCTTATTATCTATTCAAGATGTCCTTGTATCTCTTTGAAAATCTTATCCTCAGCCTTACTGAACTGAAGGACAGCCACTCTATCATTTCTTGCCAATCATCAAAGGATGCTTTCAAGTTGGTAGACTTGGAGCTCGGATTCATCTTTGACAGACTTTATACTAAGGCTCCCATAGTTTATTCCCGAAAAGGAGTTTTTCTTCGCTTCCTTACCTTCTCCTCCTCTTTCATTACACTAGTTTCCTTCTCATTCTTCGTTGACAAGCATCGCTGCTCACCCATCAATGTTGCTACAACTTATCTGTTACTAGCTGGAGCTCTTGGTTTGGAGGTTTATGCAATGTTACAACTCGTTTTCTCTGATTGGACAATGATTTGGTTAACTAGGTTTACAAGCACACCAAGTAATCCCATTGGTAATGCCATTTACTCCCTTCGTGCATATTTCGCCAATGAAAAGAGGTGGTCAGGGTCCATGGCACAGTGCAACCTGATAAGTTCTAGCTTTGCAATCAAAACAATCAAGAGTTTGAGCAAGTTTATGGGAATCGATCAAGAAACATTGAAGCACTTGCACGTAAGTTGGGAGCATACAAATGACAATTTGAAAGATCTGATCTTCGAAAATCTTCTTGAGAAGGGGAATGAGATTATAGAGCATCTCCAAGATAAGGAGAACCGACGTACTAGACTACTAGCTCAAAGGGGGGATGGTGTGCTTGAGAAGATGAAAAGGCTAGAAGAATTCCGCTGGTGCACAACGTCTGTGGAATTTAACCAAAGCCTCTTTATTTGGCACATTGCTACTGATCTTTGCTACTATGTTGATCAGAAGTTCCATTCGAAACAAAGGATGTCTAAATTACTATCTGATTACATGTTCTATCTTCTGGTCGTGAAACCAAATATGCTTCCCAAGAGAATTAGTGATTCAGGGTCTAGATATCGAGATGCGAGTGACGAGGTGGAGAGATTTTTCCAAGTAAGAAAGAAAGAGCCATCAAATGGTACTGCAAGGGAAGCTCGCATGACATTGTTCCAAGCGAAGCAGGAGGAGTTGGAAGATGCCATAGCAATTCCTATTGATACGACGCCAACAATTCCTGGAGCATATGGAAGCAGCAAGTACCTGCTCGTCCATGGGTGTAAGCTAGCTCAACAATTGCAGAAGTTGGAAGCAGAGAAGTGGAAGGTCATAAGTGAGGTTTGGGTTGAAATGCTCACTTACGCTGCAGGTCATTGCGAATGGAGAGACCATGCCCAGCAACTTAAAAGTGGTGGAGAGCTACTCACTCATGTCCGACTTCTTATGGCACACCTAGGTTTAAGCCAACAATATCAGGAAATTCTTCTTAGTTGA